One stretch of Cololabis saira isolate AMF1-May2022 chromosome 15, fColSai1.1, whole genome shotgun sequence DNA includes these proteins:
- the erf gene encoding ETS domain-containing transcription factor ERF isoform X2, with protein sequence MKTPVETEWAYKPESSPGSRQIQLWHFILELLRKEEYHDVIAWQGDYGEFVIKDPDEVARLWGARKCKPQMNYDKLSRALRYYYNKRILHKTKGKRFTYKFNFNKLVLVNYPFIDMGSGRVPQSAPPIPSGGTHFRFPPSTPSDVLSSSEELRSPGVFSGVARRIARGSVSDCSDGTSTNSELEEAVGAEERSLGAERAFRGLLPPRLPHDSLFRMYGAAGNPGLPRPAHRVHPDSLSPFPVSPLPGPGGLLGPALSPALSMTPTPHLSYTPSPSMSSPMLGSHFSFNPEDMKHYLQAHTQSVYNYHLSPRAFLHYPNIVIPQPHRPTPEKPAAHHLHGPPIHLSHPLGDELQHPFKFKLQPPPLGRKQRETGGSPAAASSSQSSSFSGSGQSSVLAGGPPKIKVEPISDMSEEDVEVTDLSEEDELNHNDEDDDIFTPKSRHGPRLNHRANGEGGGVPRPPHDDPDDDDEVFKTPATPPLGGGSPAFPPVTLKTEPGQPAPISPGGTRCIPLKLRFKRRWSEDQRMEADGERDEAEDKKVRADGEEEEGEEPGRTEAELGRGAAPGLMLPPAPTQRRASSELQRATAQLSLENAGC encoded by the exons AATGGGCCTACAAGCCAGAGTCGAGCCCGGGCTCCCGGCAGATCCAGCTGTGGCACTTCATCCTGGAGCTGCTGAGGAAGGAGGAGTACCACGACGTCATCGCCTGGCAGGGGGACTACGGCGAGTTCGTCATCAAGGACCCAGACGAGGTGGCTCGCTTGTGGGGAGCCAGGAAGTGCAAACCGCAGATGAACTACGACAAGCTGAGCAGGGCGCTGAG ATACTACTACAACAAGAGGATCCTCCACAAGACTAAAGGGAAGAGGTTCACCTACAAGTTCAACTTCAACAAACTGGTGCTGGTCAACTACCCCTTCATCGACATGGGCTCCG GTCGAGTCCCCCAGAGCGCCCCCCCTATCCCGAGCGGAGGCACCCACTTCCGCTTCCCGCCCTCCACCCCGTCGGACGTGCTGTCGTCCAGCGAGGAGCTGCGCAGCCCCGGCGTGTTCAGCGGCGTGGCGCGCCGCATCGCCCGCGGCTCGGTGAGCGACTGCAGCGACGGCACGTCCACCAACTCCGAGCTGGAGGAGGCCGTGGGGGCCGAGGAGCGGTCCCTGGGGGCCGAGCGGGCCTTCCGGGGCCtcctgcccccccgcctgccTCACGACTCCCTGTTCAGGATGTACGGGGCGGCGGGGAACCCGGGGCTCCCCAGACCGGCTCACCGGGTCCACCCGGACTCCCTGTCCCCGTTCCCCGTGTCCCCGCTGCCCGGCCCCGGGGGGCTGCTGGGGCCGGCCCTGTCCCCGGCCCTGTCCatgacccccaccccccacctgtCCTACACCCCCTCCCCGTCCATGTCGTCCCCCATGTTGGGCTCCCACTTCTCCTTCAACCCGGAGGACATGAAGCACTACCTGCAGGCGCACACGCAGTCGGTGTACAACTACCACCTCAGCCCGCGGGCCTTCCTGCACTACCCCAACATCGTCATCCCGCAGCCGCACCGCCCCACGCCCGAGAAGCCGGCGGCCCACCACCTCCACGGCCCCCCCATCCACCTGTCCCACCCCCTCGGAGACGAGCTGCAGCATCCCTTCAAGTTCAAGCTGCAGCCGCCGCCGCTCGGACGCAAGCAGCGGGAGACGGGCGGCTCGCCGGCCGCCGCCTCCTCCAGCCAGTCGTCCTCGTTCAGCGGCTCCGGCCAGAGTTCTGTCCTGGCGGGGGGGCCGCCCAAGATCAAG GTGGAGCCCATATCCGACATGTCGGAGGAAGACGTGGAGGTGACGGACCTCAGCGAGGAGGATGAGCTGAATCACAACGACGAGGACGACGACATCTTCACCCCGAAGTCTCGCCACGGCCCCCGGCTGAACCACCGGGCCAACGGCGAGGGCGGCGGCGTGCCGCGCCCTCCGCACGACGACCCCGACGACGACGACGAGGTCTTCAAGACCCCGGCCACGCCCCCTCTGGGCGGCGGCAGCCCGGCCTTCCCCCCGGTGACCCTGAAGACGGAGCCGGGCCAGCCGGCTCCCATCAGCCCCGGCGGCACGCGCTGCATCCCGCTCAAGCTGCGCTTCAAGCGCCGCTGGAGCGAGGACCAGCGCATGGAGGCGGACGGGGAGCGGGACGAGGCGGAGGACAAGAAAGTGAGGGCGgacggggaggaggaggagggggaggagccggGGAGGACGGAGGCGGAGCTCGGGAGGGGCGCGGCCCCGGGGCTGATGCTGCCGCCGGCGCCGACCCAGCGCCGGGCCAGCTCGGAGCTGCAGCGGGCGACGGCCCAGCTGTCCCTGGAGAACGCCGGCTGCTGA
- the erf gene encoding ETS domain-containing transcription factor ERF isoform X1: MKTPVETGFAFPEWAYKPESSPGSRQIQLWHFILELLRKEEYHDVIAWQGDYGEFVIKDPDEVARLWGARKCKPQMNYDKLSRALRYYYNKRILHKTKGKRFTYKFNFNKLVLVNYPFIDMGSGRVPQSAPPIPSGGTHFRFPPSTPSDVLSSSEELRSPGVFSGVARRIARGSVSDCSDGTSTNSELEEAVGAEERSLGAERAFRGLLPPRLPHDSLFRMYGAAGNPGLPRPAHRVHPDSLSPFPVSPLPGPGGLLGPALSPALSMTPTPHLSYTPSPSMSSPMLGSHFSFNPEDMKHYLQAHTQSVYNYHLSPRAFLHYPNIVIPQPHRPTPEKPAAHHLHGPPIHLSHPLGDELQHPFKFKLQPPPLGRKQRETGGSPAAASSSQSSSFSGSGQSSVLAGGPPKIKVEPISDMSEEDVEVTDLSEEDELNHNDEDDDIFTPKSRHGPRLNHRANGEGGGVPRPPHDDPDDDDEVFKTPATPPLGGGSPAFPPVTLKTEPGQPAPISPGGTRCIPLKLRFKRRWSEDQRMEADGERDEAEDKKVRADGEEEEGEEPGRTEAELGRGAAPGLMLPPAPTQRRASSELQRATAQLSLENAGC, encoded by the exons GGTTCGCGTTCCCAGAATGGGCCTACAAGCCAGAGTCGAGCCCGGGCTCCCGGCAGATCCAGCTGTGGCACTTCATCCTGGAGCTGCTGAGGAAGGAGGAGTACCACGACGTCATCGCCTGGCAGGGGGACTACGGCGAGTTCGTCATCAAGGACCCAGACGAGGTGGCTCGCTTGTGGGGAGCCAGGAAGTGCAAACCGCAGATGAACTACGACAAGCTGAGCAGGGCGCTGAG ATACTACTACAACAAGAGGATCCTCCACAAGACTAAAGGGAAGAGGTTCACCTACAAGTTCAACTTCAACAAACTGGTGCTGGTCAACTACCCCTTCATCGACATGGGCTCCG GTCGAGTCCCCCAGAGCGCCCCCCCTATCCCGAGCGGAGGCACCCACTTCCGCTTCCCGCCCTCCACCCCGTCGGACGTGCTGTCGTCCAGCGAGGAGCTGCGCAGCCCCGGCGTGTTCAGCGGCGTGGCGCGCCGCATCGCCCGCGGCTCGGTGAGCGACTGCAGCGACGGCACGTCCACCAACTCCGAGCTGGAGGAGGCCGTGGGGGCCGAGGAGCGGTCCCTGGGGGCCGAGCGGGCCTTCCGGGGCCtcctgcccccccgcctgccTCACGACTCCCTGTTCAGGATGTACGGGGCGGCGGGGAACCCGGGGCTCCCCAGACCGGCTCACCGGGTCCACCCGGACTCCCTGTCCCCGTTCCCCGTGTCCCCGCTGCCCGGCCCCGGGGGGCTGCTGGGGCCGGCCCTGTCCCCGGCCCTGTCCatgacccccaccccccacctgtCCTACACCCCCTCCCCGTCCATGTCGTCCCCCATGTTGGGCTCCCACTTCTCCTTCAACCCGGAGGACATGAAGCACTACCTGCAGGCGCACACGCAGTCGGTGTACAACTACCACCTCAGCCCGCGGGCCTTCCTGCACTACCCCAACATCGTCATCCCGCAGCCGCACCGCCCCACGCCCGAGAAGCCGGCGGCCCACCACCTCCACGGCCCCCCCATCCACCTGTCCCACCCCCTCGGAGACGAGCTGCAGCATCCCTTCAAGTTCAAGCTGCAGCCGCCGCCGCTCGGACGCAAGCAGCGGGAGACGGGCGGCTCGCCGGCCGCCGCCTCCTCCAGCCAGTCGTCCTCGTTCAGCGGCTCCGGCCAGAGTTCTGTCCTGGCGGGGGGGCCGCCCAAGATCAAG GTGGAGCCCATATCCGACATGTCGGAGGAAGACGTGGAGGTGACGGACCTCAGCGAGGAGGATGAGCTGAATCACAACGACGAGGACGACGACATCTTCACCCCGAAGTCTCGCCACGGCCCCCGGCTGAACCACCGGGCCAACGGCGAGGGCGGCGGCGTGCCGCGCCCTCCGCACGACGACCCCGACGACGACGACGAGGTCTTCAAGACCCCGGCCACGCCCCCTCTGGGCGGCGGCAGCCCGGCCTTCCCCCCGGTGACCCTGAAGACGGAGCCGGGCCAGCCGGCTCCCATCAGCCCCGGCGGCACGCGCTGCATCCCGCTCAAGCTGCGCTTCAAGCGCCGCTGGAGCGAGGACCAGCGCATGGAGGCGGACGGGGAGCGGGACGAGGCGGAGGACAAGAAAGTGAGGGCGgacggggaggaggaggagggggaggagccggGGAGGACGGAGGCGGAGCTCGGGAGGGGCGCGGCCCCGGGGCTGATGCTGCCGCCGGCGCCGACCCAGCGCCGGGCCAGCTCGGAGCTGCAGCGGGCGACGGCCCAGCTGTCCCTGGAGAACGCCGGCTGCTGA